ACGTGCCAGCTATTGTGAGAGTCCGAAGGGAACTTAATACGGTGCCTGTATGCTTCTGAAAGCACACTTGAGAGCAAGACAGGTAAATGAGATGGCAAATTTAAGCCTGTTTGGAAGTTCAGGTTACCATTGTGCTGGACTGAAAAGTCTCATTTGGTGTTCCCAGTCAAAATTTACCGGCTTAAGTGTTTCATTATGCTACATTATCACCAAATCTTTGGATTCAGTCTTGTCaatttgtttcatttcaattagcacaggtttaaaatgtctttttgggACAGATTGATTGTAGGCCTCATTAATCTGAGTTTATGCACCtcaatttttgagtgaacactGCCAAAATGATCTGATCAACGAGGCCTATGACCAATCAGCTCCAAAAAGTAATGAAACCTGTGCTaagtgaaagaaaacaagttgacaaaaagaacaAATCACAGTTAGTTTTAGTCCAATGCAGTAACAAGAAAATCCTCTCTGGGTTGAAATGTCCATCAGTTAAAAACAACTCTACTTGACTTTATAGCTAACATTGCAAATAATGTTCGACATCGatgtacattttacaattttattggTGCTCACAGAAACAAAccacattgtttaaaaaataatgcattttgtttaaacattatgtatttaatatatacatctCTGTACATCAGGAAAATTGTCTCTTTTGCACAGCAAAGATAAAACATTTATGTCTGCAAGAACATATATAGCAAAACAATATTATGcacataaataataacataatactTGTCTGAATTCCACCACAgtgcaaaattaaaatacaaatggaGCATCCTGAAAGGAAAGTAGTTTTGTAACTCATTGTTCAGTTAGTTTAGACAtcacttctttcaaaagaaagaaagagagaaagaaagatacATATTTCAGGACTgttatttttcttaataaaaaaaaaaaagaaagaaagagaaacaaacaaaaaaagcatttccTCGAGGAAAACGTATTAGGTAAACAAGATCATTCCTAAAACCTCTTACACCATAGAGAGGTTAAGCAGAGACTGTAAGCGTCTTATTGCGCAGAGCAACTCTGGTGCTTCCATCCAGACCCCTAATGAGGGATTATTGTGCTATAGTGGCTGTCAAGTCCACAAACAAGTCCATGGCTTGTgtctcaaaacctagtgagctgcctacctagacagcattttgtGGGCACTCTGAATCAGCTGAACTCAAAACTTTCCATCCATTGTTattatcacaatatttttttaacatttaaaattaattcgTTGCAAAAGTGCAGGTTCTTTGGCACCACTTTGATTTTAATTAAGGCGGCAAtcaatttttaataaacttttcttttttttttttttacagagagCAGCAGTTCAGGCCCTAACTTGATGTAGGCAGCTCGATAGGTTTTAAACACATCCCGTGAATCCTAAAGTTGCGCTTTCAAGTCAAATGGATGAAATGGCACAATCGTGCACCCAAACGCTTTTCTTCTTTACCATcgtgtctttatatatattcaAGAAAGGTCAGCCGACTTCTTGCACTTTCCCATCCACAGTGCCGTTTGCAAGAGAAACGATCTCTTggttgctgtctatggaagACTCGCTGCTTGTGCTCTCCCCAGACAGCAGGCGAGTCACCCTCAAATCGGCTTTTAGTGTCTGCACGTCGTTGCCTATACTCATGGAGCCCAAGTCATTGATAATCTGGCACAGTTCTTGCTTGCCGTTGGCCACACAGTCGCTGACAGTGTCCAGAATATCCTCGCACTCAAAGTGCATGgctttctcctcctcctcctccccgaTCAGGTCCTCCGTGATGGAGCCCAGCTTGGGTGCGCTCCTGCTGCGCTCCACCGGGGGCTTGTAGTAACACTGTCCGTTTAGCAGCTTCCTCAGGGGCACCAGGGGGATCGTTTGCTCCCCGATCAGCTGCTGTTGCTGATGCCTGGCGTCGTCCCTTCTTTTGAGTCTTTTAAACTCGGCCAGCGCTGTCGCGGAGGTCTGGTAGAGGAGCAGCGCCATGGCCTTCGCCTTCTCCGGCTTGGACACCAGCACGGCGTGGCAGCGCAGCATCACCGCCTTGTGCTTCATCTCGTGCCGGTAGATCCAGGCGAAGATCTTGGGGAGCCGCGGGTCTGCGACACAGTAGGTGATCCTGTGCAATAAATACAGGTGTCCCGGTCTCTTCGTCTTTTCGTCGACGTGGACCATGCGGATGCCCTGCGAGCTGATGGTCAGCTTCATCTTGGTGCCGTTCTTGCCCATCTCGCTCTTGCCCCAGATCTTACTAACGGCCACGTCTGTGCATCCATCTCCCTTGGACTGGATGGTGGTGGCATTCCCCAGGTACAAGACCGTGTACGTAGGGTCCTCGCTGGTGATTTTCACCTTTTTCCTCTTGGATTTGAACATGCTCCCGACTCTGTTGAGTGCGCTTTCTGGGCAGGATTTGGCGAAGGAGGTGAGCGCGGAGTAGTTGAGGCTCACGGCATAGCCCTTCTGCTTGGACTGCTGCTTGTCTTCCTCGATCAGCTCGAATTTGTTCTTCTTCCAAGGCAACATAATGGTCGTGATGAGGAAAGTGAAGCTGCTAAGTCTACTCTAGTAATTCTATTACGCCTAAATTCTACCGCGAAACAGGTTCTTGTCATCTATTGGCTTGCTTTAAGTCATTTTCAAAGTTGCAGAGCACTTCATAGACCTGTGAGCGGAGGAGTGTCGCGCCGGACGCTAGGATCGCAGCATCGCTAGAAAACACACTGTACAGTACAAGCGAGAAACAGCGACTTATATACCGGAACGAACCAACTCAGCCTCACGGAGGGGTCGACAGAGTGAGGAGGCCCATACCAAAGCCTGGGCTTAAACTCTCTGGGATTCAGCTGTTGCTCAtgtttccatttatttatttatttattaaggatatttattttaagtgtttCATATCGGcctatttgttttcatttatgtaCAGACTTATGCGCATGTCAACGAGTAAAGACGTGATTTAACTTTTaaattttaaccaataaaatgtttttcaccgcaaatataatatttactgATTTCAATGTGAAAAAAAGCACATAGCCTTCTTTGAATTTACATAACGTTAAAATGTAATAGAGCCTGTAATACAAAAAGTAATGCAACCGTGTACAGCCATGATATGatacaataatacaatttatttattatttaaatattacgcttaatactactactactactactactactactaataataataattattattattatataattatactatattcatatttatataattgataataacgaataattatattaataattaagtaataaataataattataatcttGTATAATTATTAGTTAAATAGTGCCTTTTAAGCATGCAAcctataatatatttattattattattattattattattactattattatagaTTAATTATAGGTTATATTACAAGTCTTAAATATGccgttattattaataattatataattaataataattaataattatattaataatcatataattattaataataatcttgtataattattaattaaataatgaatttttaAGCATGCAAcctataatatatttattattattattggttataTTACAAgtcttaaatatattaatatcattaataataatgattatataataataataataataataataataataatgtataattaataatgaaatatttctattactgaatgtattataattattgtcCCTCGGCTGCTAGAGAGGCATGGAGCTGTGATGCTCTCTGCTGGTAGCATGCGAACAGTGCAAGGGAACAGTCAGTCAGTCGGGGTCTGTTGAGTGGCTACAAGCAGCTTGCAAACGGTTCTACATccggaactttttttttaaagtgctttGCTTTTCCACGGACATATTTTAGTGAGACACCTGGGGCAAACCAAAAGTTCAGTGACGATTTGTCTTTTCGCTTTTTGTCTCAGTCAGTtctatcagcctttaaactgtaAACACTGTAAAACTGTAAACATAAGTGCTGGACTAAAATTAACGAACCTGAAAAGACATAAATTATATTCGGGATCTAAACGCATTAATGCTCTGAAGAAGAGGTTCCTCTCATAGACCATTCCGTATGACTTCCTTCCTCTGCCATAACAAACATGTCACATGCGTGAGGTTCTGTCCACTCGAGTGTCCACGAACAGCTCACTGACACATTTACATTACGGTTTAACCGTGTAAAAGTATATAAGATGGGAAAGAAGAAGACTCGTGGGGAGGGTTCGGGGTTGGGGAGAACTTTAATAAAGGAGCGACTGAACGCAGGCCGTGGATACAGGAGAAATGACACATGGGTGAGGAATTATGACAGTCTAATCCTAAAgtgttttactttttctttcAGGTGTAGCAGAATATTGCAGAGGTAATATGgcgcatttttaaaataagatcAGAAAATACACCTTAATATTTTGTCACGtatactaaaaaaaacaaaaaaaaacgatttGTGTGACATGGAACCAAGTGCAgcaacaaatcatttaaaatgattgtttttccAGTTCAGAACATCAACACACAATATCAGTAAACCAAAGAAAGCAGCCTACAAATTATCTTGGAATAATTCTCTATGGAATACTTTTCTTTATGCAAGAGGGAAACAGTTGGAGTGTTAACTTGATTCAGTGGATGTAAATCTGATGTACTAATAGTTTTATGTCTTTTAGCTTCACACCAGTGAGCTGAATGATGGATATGATTGGGGTCGACTCAACCTACAGTCTGTCACAGAGCAGAGCTCTCTGGACGACTTTCTGGCCACAGCTGAACTTGCTGGAACTGAATTTGTTGCAGGTAGGTGTTGATTATATCTCTGGATAATTTGTATGATTATTTCTAGGAATCAAGGTTGTTATTGATGATCaaaacaaatagaaatatttttttaattacagtgaatgtgaaatgaaataaaatatacaataaataatagaatgaaatgatttgaaaaacttaaactaaacaaaaatgagaaatgttgccttggcaactaactaaaataaggTTAATGTGAAGCACAAAAAtgactggaaataaataaaaactaaaactgcactaaaactaaaataaattaaatacaaaaacaaatgtaataaaagaaaaaagactaataaaaattacaaaagcacataaaattacaaaaatgaaaactgaacatatcaaaataaataaatatttatgaaaaattaatagtatatttaaaaacactgctAGGAACAGAATAataaatggctttttttttttttttttgcagagaagCTGAACATAAAATTTGTCCCAGCTGAAGCGAGGGCCGGCTTGCTTTCTGCTGAGGAGTCCACACGACTGAAGAAACTCCATGAGGACAACAAACAGTTGTTACGAATTCCCCGAAGGTATGTTGTTGTGCAGTTAAATGTGAATTCTATAAACCTGTATGAAAGTTCCATTGATCTGTTGTAGTTGTATTATTCAGCGTTGCGTTTTTTTCACCGCAGGCCTCCTTGGGACGAGAGCACAAGCCCTGAGGTTCTGCAGCAAAACGAGAGGGACAGCTTCCTTATATGGAGAAGAGAACTGGCTCGGTGAATGTTTGATAAATTTAGTCCTTACACTAGCAAATCCAATTCTCTAACAGGATAGTGTTTGTGAGCAAATGCAATTTCTGTAACAGGTTGGAAGAGGAACAGAAGTTGATTCTTACCCCTTTTGAGAGGAATCTTGATTTCTGGAGGCAACTCTGGAGAGTTATTGAGAGGAGGTGAGCTTTTGCTTGCCTTTTTAATACAATGGAAGTTTAATTTGTGCTCTTCACTATCTAATCACACTTTGATATAGGAACGATGGTTTGTTAGAGTActattgatttatatatatatttttttgctttatcCTCAGTGATGTTGTGGTTCAAATCGTTGATGCCAGAAACCCGCTTCTCTTCCGCTGTCCAGATCTTGTAAGTAACTGCGACATCCAACCAAAACAGTTATACTCaactctgtttttatttttttaaatcatgctttAATTTCTGCCTGTGTCAGGAAAAATATGTAAAAGAGGTCTCAGCTCACAAAGTAAACATGCTTCTTCTGAACAAAGCCGACCTGCTCACTAGAGAACAACGGCGAGTTTGGGCCCGATACTTCCAGAAAGAGGGGATCAGAGCAGTGTTCTGGTCTGCTTTAGCTGAGGCACAACGACTCGAGGCGGAGGAGAAGGTAATATACGGAGCTGGTCTGCAGTGATGCACTAAAGGCCATTTTAGTTGTTGTTAGTAGGATTGAATTTGGGCTTTGTAATTTTCaggtaattaaaaatataaagaaaaaaacaaaaaaacaagtgcatcttcaattttttttaaatgttctattcattcaagaattttgaaaaataagttACCAAATATTTCACATAAGTATTAAGGAGCACaactttttcaacattgattataataatactaatagtaaaatgtttcttgagcagcaaatcagcatattacattgatttctgaaggatcatgtgactgaagaaAAGTaggctttgcatcacaggaataaattacatttaaatatatattaaattagaaaacaattatttgtaataacatttcacaatatcactgtttgtacttgtatgtatgtatgtatcaaatacatgcagcctCGGCGAGCATAAGACAATTCTTTCAAAACCATATTTTTCCTAGGTTTCAgtgaacatttttgtttaatgatgcagatgaatctttttttttttttttttttttttttaattgattcattattttcataagcacagttttttttaaggGAATTGAGTGCCTGCTTTAATTTCTCTGTTTCTCCTCCATGTTTGGTGGTTAAGGGAGAAGAGCCGATGGACCAAGAGGATCAGAGTGATACGGAACAGGAAGCAACCTCCAAAAATGTCACAGATCTTCATGAGGAAAATAGCACTTCACCTAATGAAAAAGATGAGAGTGAGCAGGATGAAGAAGAAGGAAGAGTCTGTGTTGATGAGACAGAGTGGCAGACATGCTCTGAGGAATCAGGAGATGAAGATCATGCTGAGGAGAGACCAGAATCCACAACGGTTTCATCTTTCTACAACTCCAGCCGTTTGTTACGCAAAAATGAGCTGCTGGAAATGTTTAAGTCTGTGCATTCTGGGCTGACGTGCAAAGATGAACAAATCACAGTTGGATTGGTGAGCTTAAATGACATTTCTACATTATATCAAACATTGTTACTTAagaattcatattcatatttcaaCTCTAAACTCTCTTAAAGGTGGGATATCCTAATGTTGGAAAAAGCTCTACCATCAACACCATCCTGAGGAATAAGAAAGTCTCAGTTTCAGCTACACCTGGACACACAAAGCATTTTCAGGTGGGTGTTTTCTAATTAATGAACAATGGAGGTATTGAAAACTAATTCttgacttttatttttcacatttttgccCCTAAATCACTCTTAGGGACAAATTACATTATCTAGCTGTATACCAATAGCTATCAGAGTGAAGGATTTATCAATTAGCAATTTGTAAATCTATGAACGAGTCTGTTTATTCTTGGGCTTGTATTGACTATTGCTGTGTCCACATGTTTCAGACTCTGTTTGTTGATCCTGGTCTCTGCCTGTGTGATTGTCCCGGACTGGTCATGCCTTCTTTTGTGTCCACCAAAGCCGAGATGATTTGCAGCGGGATCCTACCCATTGATCAGATGAGAGATCATGTTCCAGCCATCTCTTTGATAACCTTTTTAAACAGCAGATCatgaaaactgcatttttttgctTGATCTTTTAACACACTACAGTTTGAGGGTGGATTTTTTTTGAGTTTCTTATGCTctccaagactgcatttatttgatcaaaacacagtaaaaacacaaatattgtgaaatattgttacccTTAACCTAAATACGTATGTCAGACTATCCCTCGAACTGTGCTGGAGGGGACCTACGGAATCAACATCATCAGACCAAGAGAGGATGAGGACCCCGATCGACCCCCCACCTATGAGGAACTGCTCATGGCTTATGGATGTCAGTTCCACTTGCACAATCTACACATTAAGGCATTTCACAGCACGCTTAACCAACTCTGCTGCaactgaccaatcataatgTATTCCCTTCATGCAGATATGAGAGGCTTCATGACAGCACATGGCCAGCCAGACCAGTCAAGATCAGCCCGTTACGTTTTGAAAGACTATGTCAGTGTAAGTGCCTTTCATTTGTCACTACGAGCTCTGAATTGTAGTTATGAACATGAAGAATGGGAGATGTTAACCTCTTTCTACCTGATTTTCTACAGGGTAAACTCCTTTACTGCCACCCTCCACCCCACATCAACCCTAAAGACTTCCAGCCTCAGCATGCCAGGTTTGCCAGGCAGAGTGGAGAAGATGAACAGATTTCTAGCAATGCCGACAAACGCTCAAAAGTCAAACGCATAGAGAACACAGTGGATAAACATTTCTTTCATCAAGTGAGATTCAACTCTTGAATGGGTTGTACATTACATGGCtactgaaaatgaaatattgatttcagtTTTGAAGTTGAATCTCTCACAGCACACATAATCTGTCATTTTTCATAGGAAAATGTGCAAGCGCTGACCAAGGGTGTGCAGATGGTGATGGGTTATAAGCCTGGAAGTGGTCCTGTTCGGCCTGGAAATGCAAACACGGAACAACATACTGGGAAACCCTGGAAAAAACACGGTAACCGGAACAAGAAGGAGAAAGTGAGAAGACTCAACAAACATCTGGATGCATAATCCCTATACTAAGATGTTTATTGGATATACTCTTCAATGCAAAGACTTTAATTTCACCATGGCTTGTACCTGGATGGGATTGATAAGTGCTGCTGGACATTCCCCTTTGTATGAAATATCATCactcataataataaattatcacTCTGTATTTTATCAGTGTATTGAATGAAGAGAGTAATGGACACAGACAAACGCTAATAAATGAAGATCTCCTTATGATGTCCTTAAGTCATTTTGTTCATTACTAAAATTGTGTATTCCATTTAGTAGAATATGTGGATGTCTAATAAAGCTGACAATGATAATATATTGACAGTTTCTCAGAGCAATTCTCTCAAACTTATAATTAGTACTGCGTTTTTTAATTTTCTCCAAACTgtaatgctatttaaatatgacataGTATGGAATTGTCTGGTAGTAATAGCCaaatgtttgtaaattacatttttaagggAAATATTTATGTTAATCTATAAGGGAACGTGTATATTTTGATGCGGAAATTTGTCATTAAATCTAGCAAGTTTCTTACAACTTTTAATcgcatctatatatatatatatatatatatatatatatttaagtatttcatgcatttttttcaaaaatataaggTTTAATTATAGGCAttttgtgcacacacacacacacatgataaaaaaaaaagtaacattataGATTTCTGAACTTCtaaagtattttaatgtaaataggGATTTGCGAGTCACTCCACAGCGTCCGCTTTCTTAACCGCAGCCTTACAGCCAATCAGCTGGACGGACGTCACAGAGCCTAATTAATATGTATGAGCTAAGCATGTGGGCGTTACCTAAAAGATACAGGTGATTGACGGGTGGTTCACTACCATCACTGCAGCTGGCAGCTAATGATAGAAGTtagaaacacaaatattttctcAGTTACTTCTCCCTCAGTGGGTGACAGCATAAGTGAAACACATGGGTAAAATTACAGTCTTAGATATTGTCCAGCGATGGAGCCCAGAGTTTGTTAAAGGTTGTCTTTCAACATATGAAGAACATATTTGCATCTCGGCTGCTCTTTACGTCTTGTCTGCTTTGATATTACTGGTTTCCTGTTCACTGTGAGTGCCGTCGTGTGATTAAAAGTAACGTTAGCTGAGGTGTGTAAATTGATAAACTCATCATTTGTCGCTCCCTTTCAGTCTTCTTTATCACAGATGCAAAACGCGAAGCAAGAGTTTGGGTGATGAAGCAGTCTGCGCTTTGTATTGTTTCGTGGGGAACTTGTGCAGCGCAGTGGGCGCTTTGCTTTCCGAACAGTTTGATTTTCAGGTGAGAAATCAGTTAAAAGTTATCAATTTCGCCAACTTTTTTTGTCAAAGCCTACCGTACCGATTGACAATGACACTTACCGGCCGGAAAGTGTACTGTTCAACAGCATGATCCTGCTTTACCAGCAGCTGTTCACATTACGGATTTCGATAACCTCTTAATATGGCCTAATTTAATAAGTTTGAATATATCAATAAACTTTACATTACAAAGAGTTTCAGAGAGAGActggaatttttttaattatatatcagctttaatgcacttatcaaaacaaca
The Onychostoma macrolepis isolate SWU-2019 chromosome 11, ASM1243209v1, whole genome shotgun sequence genome window above contains:
- the fam43a gene encoding protein FAM43A, which translates into the protein MLPWKKNKFELIEEDKQQSKQKGYAVSLNYSALTSFAKSCPESALNRVGSMFKSKRKKVKITSEDPTYTVLYLGNATTIQSKGDGCTDVAVSKIWGKSEMGKNGTKMKLTISSQGIRMVHVDEKTKRPGHLYLLHRITYCVADPRLPKIFAWIYRHEMKHKAVMLRCHAVLVSKPEKAKAMALLLYQTSATALAEFKRLKRRDDARHQQQQLIGEQTIPLVPLRKLLNGQCYYKPPVERSRSAPKLGSITEDLIGEEEEEKAMHFECEDILDTVSDCVANGKQELCQIINDLGSMSIGNDVQTLKADLRVTRLLSGESTSSESSIDSNQEIVSLANGTVDGKVQEVG
- the lsg1 gene encoding large subunit GTPase 1 homolog; the encoded protein is MGKKKTRGEGSGLGRTLIKERLNAGRGYRRNDTWLHTSELNDGYDWGRLNLQSVTEQSSLDDFLATAELAGTEFVAEKLNIKFVPAEARAGLLSAEESTRLKKLHEDNKQLLRIPRRPPWDESTSPEVLQQNERDSFLIWRRELARLEEEQKLILTPFERNLDFWRQLWRVIERSDVVVQIVDARNPLLFRCPDLEKYVKEVSAHKVNMLLLNKADLLTREQRRVWARYFQKEGIRAVFWSALAEAQRLEAEEKGEEPMDQEDQSDTEQEATSKNVTDLHEENSTSPNEKDESEQDEEEGRVCVDETEWQTCSEESGDEDHAEERPESTTVSSFYNSSRLLRKNELLEMFKSVHSGLTCKDEQITVGLVGYPNVGKSSTINTILRNKKVSVSATPGHTKHFQTLFVDPGLCLCDCPGLVMPSFVSTKAEMICSGILPIDQMRDHVPAISLVCQTIPRTVLEGTYGINIIRPREDEDPDRPPTYEELLMAYGYMRGFMTAHGQPDQSRSARYVLKDYVSGKLLYCHPPPHINPKDFQPQHARFARQSGEDEQISSNADKRSKVKRIENTVDKHFFHQENVQALTKGVQMVMGYKPGSGPVRPGNANTEQHTGKPWKKHGNRNKKEKVRRLNKHLDA